Genomic segment of Streptomyces alboniger:
GACGTACATCGGGAGCGACCGCACCATCAGCCTCGTACAGACGGCGAAGGGGCGGGTGATCCGCCTGGAGCACGACGTCTCGACCCCCCACCCCTACAGCCGCGTCAACAGTCTCGGCGGCACGAAGGGCGTCTTCGAGGACTACCCGCCGCGCATCTACATCGAGCCGGACCACACCGACGACAAGTGGGCCGACTTCGCCAAATACGCCGACTTCGACCACTGGTTGTGGAAGGAGCACGCCAATCCACCGGGCGGGCACGGCGGCATGGACTACATCATGGTCTTCCGGCTGATGCAGACCATGCGGCTCGGCCTCGTGCCGGACTTCGACGTGTACGACGCGGCGACGTGGACGGCGCCGGTACCGCTGAGCCACCTCTCGATCAAGGCGAAGGGCGCGCCGCAGGCGATCCCCGACTTCACCCGCGGGCTGTGGAAGAAGGCGCGTCCGGGGATGGACTCGGAGAAGCCAGCGGCTTAGCTCAACGCCTGCCGGGGGCTTGGGGCGGGGCGAGGCCGGTGGCTCAGGCCTTGAGGTTCGCCCTGTCCCCCATCACCACGACCGGGTGCTGCTTCGGATCCAGCGTGCGCAGCAGATGCTCCATGCCCGTCTTGGACAGGCTTACGCAGCCCGACGTACCGCTGCCGTGATCCATGTGCAGCCAGATGCTGCCGCCCTTGGCCTGCCCCTGGGGTCGCGTCGGGTCGTTCGGCGGGGTGCCCTTGGCGCGGTTGTAATCGATGGCGATGACGTAGTCGAAGTCGTGCCAGTGCGTCCTGGGCCAGTAGTGCGGGGCCTGCATGGAGTCCGACTTCGTGTACGGGAACTTGGCGCCCGGGTCCGCGAGGACACCGCCCGCGTCGGTGAGCGTGAAAACCCCGACCGGGCTGCGCTTGTCGTTCTCGCGATGGTCGGTGGTCCAGCCCTTCTTTCCGTTGTGCGCGGGCCAGCTCCGGGTCTTCTCCCAGGTGGCGTCCGCGCTGTTTGATTTCGTAAAGAGCACGACGGTCGACTTCGCCGAGTCCTCGCCGTCGCCGTAGACCGCGACGACCTGACGGGAGTCCTTGGGGATCTTCGACTGCCAGCGGTGACCCACGTCAGGGATGCTCTTGAGATCGGCAGGATTCTGCTGCGCGCTCCCGCCGCCTTTGGCCTGCCCCGCTCCCCCGTCGTTCTTCGTCGTCCTGGTGGAGTCGTCGCCTCCGCTCCCGCAGGACGTAAGAAGGACCCCGCAGGCCGCTGCCGCGACCGCCACTCGCACCGCACCGGCTATACGCATCCGCCCATGGTCGCACCCGGCCCGCGCTGCCCCCGTCCAGCGCCTTGGCCCACGCGAAGACGGGGCCGATTCTTTACCCCCGGACGGAAAACCGTTTGCTTCGGGCCACCGTCCGAGGCGAACCTTTCACGGTTTGTTACCGCCGCCTGTTTCCCCTGGCTTCGGACCCGCCCGCGATCTCGCCCGCGACAGCATCACGTCGAACGCGACACCGCGTCGGCTCCGAGGACCCAGGGAGCGGCAGCCGCCGCTTTCGAGTCCTGGGACGTCATGCAGATTCGCGATCTTCCGTATTCCGACCCTGGCGTCCCCGATGCCCGGTCAGGGCCGCGCTTCCTGCTGTGGCTCGGCCGGAACCAACTCGGGGGACAACTCAAGGCCCTCGCATGGGGCCTGCTGCACTTCGGCTCCATCGCGGGCCTGCCCTACATGGTCGGCACCGCCGTCGAGGCCGTGCTCGACCGCTCCGGGACACGGCTCGCCCTCGCGGGCGCGCTGATCGGACTGCTCGGCGTGGGCATCGCGCTGGGCGACACGATGCTGCACCGCACCGCGGTCACCAACTGGATCACCGCAGCGGCCCGCGTGCAGCAACTCCTCGCCCGCAAGACCGCCCTGCTCGGCTCCGCACTCACCCGGCGCGTGGCGGCCGGTGAGGTCGTCGCGGTCTCCACCGGCGACGTCGAGAAGATCGGCTGGTTCGTCGAGGCGCTGTCGCGGTTCGCCGCGGCCGCGTTCACGGTCGTCGTGATCTGCGTCGGCCTCATGGTCTACCAGCCCGCGCTGGGCGTCGTCGTCGCCGTGGGCATCCCGGTACTCGCGCTGTCCGTGCTCCCGCTGCTGCCCCGCGCCACGCGCCGGGCGGACTTCCAGCGCGAGAAGGCGGGGCGGGCCACCGAACTGGCGTCGGACACCGTCGCCGGGCTCCGGGTGCTGCGCGGCATCGGCGGTGAGGAACTCTTCCTCGACCGCTACCGCCGCGCTTCCCAGGAGGTCCGCACGGCCGCGGTCCGCAGCGCCCGGATGTGGGCCGCCATCTCGGCGATCCAGGTCCTGATGCCGGGGCTGCTGCTGATCGCGGTCGTCTGGCACGGCGTGCATCTCGCCCGCGAGGGCCGGATCACGGTCGGCGAACTGGTCACCGTCTACAGCGCCGTGATGATGCTCAACTATCCGCTCCGGCACTTCGAGGAAATCGCCATGGCGTACTCCTTCTCCCGCCCCTCCGCCAAGCGGGCGGCTCGGGTGCTTTCGCTGGAACGGGTGGCGGAGCGGACAGCCGAGGCGACCCCGCAGCGGGCGGAGGGCCGCGAGGGGGAGCGGGCGGAGGCGCGGGGTGCTGAGCGGGCGGAGGCACGGGCGGCCGAGCAAGCGCGGTCGGCTGAGCAGGCGGCTGAGCGTAGGGCGGCATCTGCGCCTGTTGCCGGAGCCGGTGACCTGTACGACCCCGTGACGGGACTTCTCGCCCCGGCCGGTCGCCTCACCGCCGTGGTCTGCGGCGACCCGGACGAGGCGGGACGGCTGGCCGAACGCCTCGGCGGCCACCCCGCGTTCGAGGAGGCAGCGGGCCTGCCCTCCGTACGCTTCGGGGACGTACCGCTCGATGATCTTCCTCTGTCCGCCGCCCGTACCGCCGTCCTGGTCCAGGACAAGGACCCCGTCCTCCTCTCCGGAACGCTCCGCGCGCTCCTCGACGTACCGGCGTCCGGAGCCGTCACCCCTGAAGAGGCCCTCACCGCGGCGCAGTGCTCGGACGTCCTGGACGCTCTGGCACAGACCTCGGTGGACGACGACCCGATGGCCGCGCACCTCACGGAACGCGGCCGCTCCCTCTCCGGAGGGCAACGCCAACGCCTCGCCCTGGCCCGCTCGCTGGTCACCGACCCCGAGGCGCTGGTGCTCGACGAGCCGACGTCCGCCGTCGACTCGCACACCGAGGCGCGCGTCGGTGACGGCATCCGGCGGCTGCGGGCCGGACGCACCACCGTGGTACTCACCTCCTCGCCGCTGCTCCTGGACCGCGCCGAACGTGTCGTCTTCCTGGCCGACGGCGAGGTCGCCGCGGTCGGCGCGCACCGCGAACTGGTGCACAGCGAACCGCGATACCGCGCGGTCGTGACCCGCGAGACCGACGACGAGCGCGCCCGTGTGGACGCCCTCAAGGAATTCGAGATCGAGGAGACGGCATGATCGGCCTGGTGCCCCCGGAGTACGACCCGGCGGCCCCCACGACGGCGGAGACCCTGCCCATCGGCACGACCGCGACCGTTCGCACCTACGTGCGTGAGCTGTTGCGGCGCCATCGCCGGGCCTTCGTCCTGCTCGTCGTGGTCAACACACTCGCCGTGGTCGCCTCGATGGCGGGCCCCTACCTGCTCGGTGGCCTCGTCGAGAAGGTCTCGGACGGTGCCCGCGACCTCCACTTGGAGCGCACCATCGGCCTGTTCGCACTGGCGCTCGCCGTGCAGGCCTTCTTCGTCCGGGAGGTGCGGCTGCGGGGCGCGATGCTCGGTGAGCGGATGCTGGCCGACCTGCGGGAGGACTTTCTCGTACGGTCCGTCGGGCTGCCGCCCGGAGTCCTGGAGCGGGCGGGGACGGGTGATCTGCTCTCCCGGATCACCACGGACATCGACCGACTGGCCAACGCCATGCGCGAGGCCGTGCCGCAACTCGCGATCGGTGTCGTATGGGTGGCGCTGCTGCTCGGCGGGCTCGTCGTGACCGCGCCGCCGCTGGCACCCGCCGTCCTCGTCGCCGTGCCGCTCCTTGTCGTGGGCTGCCGCTGGTACTTCAAGCGGGCGCCCTCCGCCTATCGTTCGGAAGCCGCCGGGTACGCCGCCGTGGCCGCCGCCCTCGCCGAGACCGTCGACGCGGGCCGCACCATCGAGGCCCACCGGCTCGGCGAGCGCCGCATCGAGCTGTCGGAACGCCGCATCAAGGAGTGGACCGCCTGGGAGCGGTACACCCTCTTTCTGCGATCGGTGCTCTTCCCGGTGATCAACTTCACCCACGTCATCGTGCTCTGTTCGACACTGATGATCGGCGGGGTATTCGTCCTCCAGGGCTGGATCGGCGTGGGACAACTGACCACGGGCGTGCTGATCTCCCAGATGCTCGTCGACCCGCTGGGCATCATCCTGCGCTGGTACGACGAGTTGCAGGTGGCCCAGGTGTCGCTGGCCCGGCTCGTCGGGGTGCGTGACATCGAACCGGACGCGGGCGACTCCTCGGTCATCCCGGAGGGGCGCCACGTTCTCGCGGACGACGTGCACTTCGGATACCGCGCGGGCGTCGACGTACTGCGCGAGGTGTCCCTGGCCGTCGAACCCGGCTCGCGCGTCGCCCTGGTCGGCCCGTCCGGCGCGGGCAAGTCGACGCTCGGCAGGCTGCTCGCCGGCATCTACGGGCCGCGCACCGGACGGGTCACCCTGGGCGGCGCCGCGTTGTCGTCGATGCCCGCGGAGGAGGTGCGCACCCATGTGGCGCTGGTCAACCAGGAGCACCACGTCTTCGTCGGCTCCCTGCGTGACAACCTCCTTCTCGCCAGGACCGGGGCGCGGGACGCCGAACTCTGGGCGGCGCTCGGAGCGGTCGACGCGGCCGACTGGGCGCGGGGCCTCGACGAGGGCCTGGACACCGAGGTCGGCTCGGGCGGCTTCGCACTGACACCGGCACAGGCGCAGCAGATCGCACTGGCCCGACTCGTCCTCGCCGACCCGCACACGCTGGTCCTGGACGAGGCCACCTCGCTCCTCGACCCGCGCGCCGCACGCCACCTGGAGCGCTCGCTCGCCCGCGTCCTGGACGGTCGCACGGTCGTAGCGATCGCCCACCGCCTGCACACCGCGCACGACGCGGACGTCATCGCCGTGGTCGAGAACGGCCGCATCAGCGAACTCGGCAGCCACGACCAGCTCGTCTCCGCCGACGGCGCGTACGCGGCCCTGTGGCGGTCCTGGCACGGGTAGCGGCGGCGGCTGTTGCTGGGAGGAGAGCGGCTGTGCTTTGAGCGAGGGCAGCTCGGGCGCTCGCGAGGGCGACCGCGCACCGGGCGTCGGCGGCTGGGGCATTCGCGAGGGCTGCCACGCGCCGGGCGAGGACGGCCGGGGCATCCGCGAAGGCTGCCACACACCGGGCGAGGACGTCCCGGGCGACCGCGACGCGGGCGGTCGCCTTCGCGCCCCGGGACGGAGCGGGCGGCCAGGCGCGGGGCGCCCTACTCCCTTGCCGGTATGGGTAGTTAGGGTGCTCGGATGACCGCATCGCCCACGGATCCCGGCACTCCTGACCGCCGCGGGCCTGCTCGCTACCTCTGGTGGCTGACCGTCAGCCAACGCCGACGGGTCGCAGCCGGGGCGCTGCTGGGCAGTGCGTGGATGATCGGCCTGACCCTCCCTCCGTACCTCCTGTCGCGCGCCATCGACGACGGCTTGCGGACCGGTGATCAGCGAACACTGGTCGGCTGGGCCGCGGCCCTTCTCGGTATCGGGGTACTCAACGCCTGGCTCGCGATCATGCGGCACCGCACGATGACCCGGATCCGGCTCGACGCCTACTTCCGCACCGTGCGCCTCATGGTCGACCACGCGACTCGGCTCGGCGCCGCACTGCCCCGCCGCGTCTCCGTCGGCGAGGTCGTCACGATCGGGCACTCCGACGTGGGCGTGATCAGCCAGACCCTGACCGTGACAGGGCCCGGCGTGGGCGCGGTGATCGCCTACGCCGGGGTAGCCGCGCTGCTGCTGTCCGTCTCCCCTCTGCTCGCGGTGGTGGTACTGGTCGGGGTGCCACTGCTCGCTCTGTTGGTCGGCCCGCTCCTCAGCCGCTTGCAGGGAGCCGAGACCGCGTACCGGGATCGGCAGGGCGCCCTCGCCGCCGTGCTCGGCGACCTCGTTGGTGGGTTGCGGATCCTCAACGGCATCGGCGGCAAGGCTGTCTTCGCGGCCCGCTACCGCCACGGCTCGCGACAGCTGCTCGACGAGGGGTACCGCGTCGGCTCGTCGATGAGCTGGATCCAGGCCTTCGGACTCGGCCTGCCCACGGTGTTCCTGGCGACCGTGGCGTGGCTCGCCGCCCGCCTGGCCGTGCAGGGGACCATCACGGTCGGCGAACTGGTGGCCGTCTACGGCTACGTCGCCGTCCTCGTGGTGCCGGTGGCGTCCTTCATCGAGAGCGGCTACGACATCGGCCGGGGCCTGGTCTCGGCGCGACGAATCGTGGACTTCCTGAACCTGGAGCCGGAGGACCACACGGTTGGGCCCGCGGAGGAAGTCGGTGCAGCGAGCGAGAGCGCGAACGGGAGTGCGAGTGAGAGCGGGGTGGCCCCAAAGCCGTCTGGCAAACACGCCGGCCCTGTCGACGCTCCCGGCGCACCGGCTGTGGTGCGCGACCCCCTGTCCGGCGTGGAGGTAAGGCCTGGCATCCTCACCGCGCTCGTCAGCGCCTGCCCGTCGGACGCCACGGATGTCGTCGACCGCCTCGGCCGGTTCTCCCCTTCGCACACCACCTGGGGCACGGCCCGTCTCGACGACATCGCCCTGGAACAGGTCCGCGCCCGCATCCTCGTCGCGGACAACGAAGCCGAACTCTTCGCCGGTACGTTGCGCGCGGCGATCTCCGGCCGACTCCGCCCGGACGAGCACGCTCTCGCCCGCGTCATCTACGAGGCCGTGGCCCGCGACATCGTGCTCGGCCTTCCGGGCGGGCTCGATGCCCGCCTCGACTCCCACGGCCACAACCTCTCCGGCGGTCAGCGTCAACGCGTCCGCCTGGCCCGTGCCCTGCTCGCAGACCCCGAGATCCTGCTGGCGGTCGAACCCACGTCGGCGGTCGACGCCCACACCGAGGCCCGGATGGCGACCCGTCTGCGCGCCGCCCGCAGCGGTCGCACGACCCTCGTGACCAGTACGTCTCCCCTCGTCCTCGGCCAGGCCGACGCCGTGTACTACCTGGTCGACGGCCGACTGGCCGCCGTCGGCCGCCACGCCGATCTGCTGGCCTCGCACCCGGACTACCGGCGCCTGGTGTCGCGCGGCTCCGTCGAGCAGAACCCAGCGCGGAATGAGACCGAACGCGTCGCGGCCCGGAAAGAGAGCGAGCAGCTCACAGCGCAGGAAGCGCGAGAGCAGGTCACAGCCCAGGAAGCGAGTGAGCAGGTCACGGAGGCGCAAGCCCCGCAAGATCACGGCATACCAGCGCCACAACACCACCGGAACCCCCGTCCCTCCGAGCCGCCTCACGAGGCCCTCCGATGACGTCGCCACGCTGCGCCGACAGCCCTCAAGCCGCTCCGGGGCAGCTGCCCACAGCCGACGCGCGCCAGGTCCGCCGCGCCGCGCTGCACCTGATGCGTCAGGACGCCCAAGCCTTCACCGCCATGATCATTTTCAACGTGCTCGCCGCAGGGGCGGGCCTCGTCGGTCCGTGGCTCCTCGGCCGCATCGTCAACACGGTCAAAGACGGTGGGGGCGTCGAGGCCGTGGACCGCCTCGCCCTCGGCATCCTCGTCGGAGCCGTCGCTCAGCTCCTCCTGGCGCGCCACGCCCGCTACCTCGGCCACCGCTTCGGCGAGCGCACCCTGGCCCGAATCCGCGAGCAGTTCGTCGAGCGGGCCCTCGCCCTGCCAACGTCCGTCGTCGAGCGCGCGGGCGCGGGGGACCTGACGGCCCGAGGCACATCCGATGTCGCGGCCGCGGGGCACACGCTGCGTGACACCGGACCCGACGTCTTCGTCGCGGCTATGCAGGCGCTGTTCATCCTCGGCGCGGTTTTCCTGCTCGATCCGCTGCTGGGCGCCTGCGGTGTGCTCGGCCTCACCGGCATCTGGTTCGCCACCCGCTGGTACCTGCGGCGGGCGCGCTCCGCCTACCTCGACCAGGGTGCGTCCCACTCCGCACTCGCGGAAGTGCTCTCCGCCACCGCCTCCGGAGCCCGCACCATCGAGGCCTTCGGTCTGCGGCAGCGCCGCATCGCGGACAGCGAGGAGGAGATCCAACGGTGCGTCGCCGCCCGCGAACGCACCTTGTTCCTGCGCAGCGTCCTCTTCCCGTCCATCGACATCTCGTACGTGATCCCGGTGGTCACCGTGCTCCTCCTCGGCGGCGTGATGCACGACCGGGGCGCGGTGAGCCTCGGCACGGTGGTCGCCTGCGCGCTGTACCTGCGCCAGCTCTCCCAACCGCTCGACACGATCTTGCAGCGGATCGAGGAGTTGCAGAGCAGCGGCGCATCCTTCGCCCGGGTCGAGGGCCTGGCCGCTGCCCCGGCGGGGACGACCGCGTCCACACCCCCGGCCGCCAGTCCCGCTACTCCCGCCACTCCCTCTTTCGCCGGCGCCGCCTTCGACGACGACCGCATCGAGGTCGACGGCGTCTCGTTCTCCTACGGTGACGGCGCTGACGTCCTGCGCGGAGTCGATCTGTCCGTCCGCCCCGGAGAACGCCTCGCCATCGTCGGCCCCTCCGGCGCGGGCAAAACAACTCTGAGTCGATTGCTCGCGGGCATCGACGCACCGACCAGGGGCACGGTGACCGTCGGCGGCACCCCGATCGCCGACCTGCCTCCAAGCCGACTGCGCCGCCAGATCGTCCTCGTCACCCAGGAGCACCACGTGTTCCTCGGCACCCTCCGGGACAATCTTCAGATCGCGGCGGAATCCGCCACAGACCGGGAACTGCATGACGCTCTTGCGGCGGTCGGCGCCGAGTGGGCGGGGGATATGCCGGACGGCCTGGACACCGAGCTCGGTGCCGGGGGCCACCGGCTGCCCGGGGCGCAGGCCCAGCAGCTGGCACTGGCCCGGGTCGTACTCGCCGACCCGCACACCCTGATACTCGACGAAGCCACCGCACTCCTGGACCCGACGACAGCGCGCCACACCGAACACGCTCTGGCCGCTGTCCTGCGCGGGCGAACCGTCATCGCCATCGCCCACCGTCTCCAGACGGCCCACGACGCGGACCGCGTCGCGGTCATGGAGGACGGGCAGGTGACAGAGCTCGGCACCCACCACGACCTCGTGACGGCCGGCGGCTCCTACGCGGCTCTCTGGCACTCCTGGCACGGCGAGCGCCCACCGACCACCGATGGCGATGGCGACGGCACACAGGCAGGCCCACCCTGCTCCGAAGCCCGAAGCGGCCGGTCCAGCGTCTGAGCCGATGCCCTCGTGTCCCGCGCTCGCGCAGGGGCCGACCCTCAGATGAAGTTGAGCGCGGCCGCGCCGCCCGCTCCCCCGAGCAGCATGAACACCGGCATCAGCACCTTCAGCTCGATCCAGCTGCCGGCCCGAAAGCGCAGCGCCTTCGGCGGCCCGACCGGGTACCAGCGCCTGCGGCCGATGGGAATGGGCCACAGGACCGGGCAGCCGGAGACCGTCAGCGCGTCCCCGAGGTCGTGAACCAGCGCTCCGAGGACGATCGGCAGCCCCAGCCACAGATACTCCTGGCCGGGCTCGGTGAACAGCCAGTCCGAGCCGTTGCCGGGCTTGTCGAGGACCCCGGCGAGGATCCAGGCACTCGTCGCGGCGAGCAGCCACACCAGCACATCGCTGCTCGACCCGCGTGCGGCCCGCCACAGCAGGCCTTCGATGGCGAGGACCATGTGGACGAAGAGAAGCGCGAGGACCGCCCAGCGCCCGCCGGAGATCGCCAGGGCCGAGGCACCCGCTCCTATCAGCACCGCCCACAGCCAGGTGTGCGTCAGCGTGCGGTGCCCGCCCGACCGGCGCGGGTCGCCCTGTTTGCGCGTCGCCTTGTAGACGGCGTACGAGAGCTTGTCGACGATCTCGCACAGCCCCCGTGAGATCGGTCCGAAGGCGCGCGAGATGGTCGCCGACTTGTGGTCGAGGTCGGGCGCGAGCGCCGCCCCTGCGCAGATCAGAGCCCCTACGAGCAGGACCGGCCAGGGCATCGTGTGCCCCGCGGCCGCGGCAGCCGCACCTACTCCGAGCCAGGCCGCCGCCCCCGACAGTGAGTGTGCCGGTCCCATCATTGCTGCTGCCCGCCCCATTTCCGTTGTTCTGACGCCCCGTTGGCGACTCAGCGTAGCGTTCGTGATCTTCGCCGGGACCTCCGGTTCCCGGAACGGAGGAGAAGGAAGGCAAGATGGGGGTGTGACCCTTATCGATCAGCTGCCGCCGGATGCCGACCCAGATGCCCTCTTCGAAGCCTTCTCGTCGTGGGCCGAGGACCAGGGGATCACTCTCTACCCGGCCCAGGAGGAGGCGCTGATCGAGGTGGTCTCCGGGGCGAACGTGATCTTGTCCACTCCGACCGGCTCGGGCAAGAGCCTGGTCGCGGCGGGCGCCCACTTCACAGCCCTCGCTCAGGACAAGGTCACCTTCTACACCGCGCCCATCAAGGCGCTGGTGTCCGAGAAGTTCTTCGACCTGTGCAAGCTCTTCGGCACCGAGAACGTCGGCATGCTCACGGGCGACGCGTCGGTCAACGCCGACGCCCCCGTCATCTGCTGCACGGCCGAGGTCCTCGCCTCCATCGCGCTGCGGGACGGCAAGCACGCCGACATCGGCCAGGTCGTGATGGACGAGTTCCACTTCTACGCCGAGCCCGACCGCGGCTGGGCCTGGCAGATCCCCCTGCTCGAACTGCCGCAGGCGCAGTTCATCCTCATGTCGGCGACGCTCGGCGACGTCTCCATGTTCGAGAAGGACCTCACGCGCCGCACGGGCCGACCCACCTCGGTCGTGCGGTCCGCGACGCGCCCCGTGCCGCTGTCGTACGAGTACCGCCTGACGCCGATCACCGAAACGCTCACCGAGCTGCTCGAGACCAAGCAGGCACCCGTCTACATCGTGCACTTCACGCAGGCGCAGGCCGTCGAGCGCGCACAGTCGCTGATGAGCATCAACATGTGCACGCGCGAGGAGAAGGACAAGATCGCCGACCTGATCGGCAACTTCCGCTTCACCACCAAGTTCGGCCGCAACCTCTCCCGCTACGTGCGCCATGGCATCGGCGTCCACCACGCGGGCATGCTGCCCAAGTACCGCCGCTTGGTGGAGAAGCTCGCCCAGGCAGGGCTCCTCAAGGTCATCTGCGGCACGGACACCCTCGGCGTCGGCGTGAACGTCCCGATCCGTACGGTGCTGTTCACCGCGCTGACCAAGTACGACGGCAACCGTGTCCGCACTCTGCGCGCGCGAGAGTTCCACCAGATCGCGGGCCGGGCGGGACGCGCGGGCTTCGACACCGCGGGCCTGGTGGTCGCGCAGGCGCCCGAGCACGTCATCGAGAACGAGAAGGCCCTCGCCAAGGCGGGCGACGACGCGAAGAAGCGCCGCAAGGTGGTCCGCAAGAAGGCTCCCGAGGGCTTCGTCGGCTGGACCGAGAACACCTTCGAGAAACTCATCGCCTCCGAGCCCGAGCCGCTGACTTCGCGCTTCCGGGTCACGCACACCATGCTGCTGTCCGTGATCGCCCGCCCCGGCAACGCCTTCGAGGCGATGCGCCACCTCCTTGAGGACAACCACGAGCCGCGCAAGCAGCAGCTGCGGCACATTCGCCGGGCCATCGCGATCTACCGCTCGCTCCTGGCCGGCGGTGTCGTCGAGAAGCTCGACGAGCCGGATGCCACTGGCCGCATCGTGCGCCTGACGGTCGACTTGCAGCAGGACTTCGCACTCAACCAGCCGCTGTCGACGTTCGCCCTCGCCGCCTTCGAGGTCCTGGACCCCGAGTCCCCCTCGTACGCCCTCGACATGGTGTCCGTCGTCGAATCCACTCTCGACGACCCGCGTCAGATCCTCGCGGCCCAGCAGAACAAGGCACGTGGCGAAGCCGTGGCGCTCATGAAGGCGGACGGCGTCGAGTACGAGGAGCGGATGGAACGACTCCAGGACATCACGTACCCGAAGCCGCTGGAGGAGCTGCTCTTCCACGCGTACAACACGTACCGCACCAGTCACCCGTGGGTCGGCGACCACCCGCTCTCCCCGAAGTCCGTCGTCCGGGACATGTACGAACGGGCTCTGTCGTTCACGGAGTTCACCTCCTTCTACGAACTCGCCCGCACCGAGGGAATCGTGCTGCGTTACCTCGCGAGCGCGTACAAGGCCCTGGAGCACACCATCCCGGACGACCTGAAGTCCGAGGACCTGGAAGATCTGATCGCCTGGCTCGGTGAAATGGTCCGTCAGGTCGACTCCAGCCTCCTCGACGAGTGGGAGCAGCTGGCCAACCCCGAGGTCATGACGGCCGAGGAGGCCCAGGAGAAGGCCGACCAGGTCAAGCCGGTCACCGCCAACGCGCGGGCTTTCCGTGTCCTGGTGCGCAACGCGCTGTTCCGCAGGGTGGAGCTGGCCGCTCTCGACCACGTCGAGGAGCTCGGCGAGCTGGACGGCGAATCCGGCTGGGACGCGGACGCCTGGGGCGAGGCCATGGACAAGTACTGGGACGAGTACGAAGATCTCGGGACCGGCCCCGACGCACGTGGCCCCAAGCTGCTGCTCATCGAGGAGGATCCGGAACACGGTCTGTGGCGCGTCCGGCAGACGTTCGCCGACCCGAACGGCGACCATGACTGGGGCATCAGCGCGGAGGTCGATCTCGCGGCCTCCGACGAGGAGGGCCGCGCCATCGTCCGGGTCACGGACGTCGGCCAGCTCTGACCGCCCCGAGGATCCACGCGTCCCGGACAGGAGTCGAGGAACTGTCATGAACAATCCCGCCGACCGGCTGGTCGACCTGCTCGACCTGGAGCAGATCGAGGTCAACATCTTCCGCGGCCGCAGCCCCGAGGAGTCGCTGCAACGCGTGTTCGGTGGACAGGTCGCGGGGCAGGCCTTGGTGGCAGCGGGCCGCACCACCGAGGGCGACCGCCCGGTGCACTCGCTGCACGCGTACTTCCTCCGTCCGGGCCGGCCGGGCGTGCCCATCGTGTACCAGGTCGAGCGAGTCAGGGACGGGCGCTCCTTCAC
This window contains:
- a CDS encoding L,D-transpeptidase family protein; translation: MRIAGAVRVAVAAAACGVLLTSCGSGGDDSTRTTKNDGGAGQAKGGGSAQQNPADLKSIPDVGHRWQSKIPKDSRQVVAVYGDGEDSAKSTVVLFTKSNSADATWEKTRSWPAHNGKKGWTTDHRENDKRSPVGVFTLTDAGGVLADPGAKFPYTKSDSMQAPHYWPRTHWHDFDYVIAIDYNRAKGTPPNDPTRPQGQAKGGSIWLHMDHGSGTSGCVSLSKTGMEHLLRTLDPKQHPVVVMGDRANLKA
- a CDS encoding ABC transporter transmembrane domain-containing protein → MQIRDLPYSDPGVPDARSGPRFLLWLGRNQLGGQLKALAWGLLHFGSIAGLPYMVGTAVEAVLDRSGTRLALAGALIGLLGVGIALGDTMLHRTAVTNWITAAARVQQLLARKTALLGSALTRRVAAGEVVAVSTGDVEKIGWFVEALSRFAAAAFTVVVICVGLMVYQPALGVVVAVGIPVLALSVLPLLPRATRRADFQREKAGRATELASDTVAGLRVLRGIGGEELFLDRYRRASQEVRTAAVRSARMWAAISAIQVLMPGLLLIAVVWHGVHLAREGRITVGELVTVYSAVMMLNYPLRHFEEIAMAYSFSRPSAKRAARVLSLERVAERTAEATPQRAEGREGERAEARGAERAEARAAEQARSAEQAAERRAASAPVAGAGDLYDPVTGLLAPAGRLTAVVCGDPDEAGRLAERLGGHPAFEEAAGLPSVRFGDVPLDDLPLSAARTAVLVQDKDPVLLSGTLRALLDVPASGAVTPEEALTAAQCSDVLDALAQTSVDDDPMAAHLTERGRSLSGGQRQRLALARSLVTDPEALVLDEPTSAVDSHTEARVGDGIRRLRAGRTTVVLTSSPLLLDRAERVVFLADGEVAAVGAHRELVHSEPRYRAVVTRETDDERARVDALKEFEIEETA
- a CDS encoding ABC transporter ATP-binding protein gives rise to the protein MIGLVPPEYDPAAPTTAETLPIGTTATVRTYVRELLRRHRRAFVLLVVVNTLAVVASMAGPYLLGGLVEKVSDGARDLHLERTIGLFALALAVQAFFVREVRLRGAMLGERMLADLREDFLVRSVGLPPGVLERAGTGDLLSRITTDIDRLANAMREAVPQLAIGVVWVALLLGGLVVTAPPLAPAVLVAVPLLVVGCRWYFKRAPSAYRSEAAGYAAVAAALAETVDAGRTIEAHRLGERRIELSERRIKEWTAWERYTLFLRSVLFPVINFTHVIVLCSTLMIGGVFVLQGWIGVGQLTTGVLISQMLVDPLGIILRWYDELQVAQVSLARLVGVRDIEPDAGDSSVIPEGRHVLADDVHFGYRAGVDVLREVSLAVEPGSRVALVGPSGAGKSTLGRLLAGIYGPRTGRVTLGGAALSSMPAEEVRTHVALVNQEHHVFVGSLRDNLLLARTGARDAELWAALGAVDAADWARGLDEGLDTEVGSGGFALTPAQAQQIALARLVLADPHTLVLDEATSLLDPRAARHLERSLARVLDGRTVVAIAHRLHTAHDADVIAVVENGRISELGSHDQLVSADGAYAALWRSWHG
- a CDS encoding ABC transporter transmembrane domain-containing protein, whose protein sequence is MTASPTDPGTPDRRGPARYLWWLTVSQRRRVAAGALLGSAWMIGLTLPPYLLSRAIDDGLRTGDQRTLVGWAAALLGIGVLNAWLAIMRHRTMTRIRLDAYFRTVRLMVDHATRLGAALPRRVSVGEVVTIGHSDVGVISQTLTVTGPGVGAVIAYAGVAALLLSVSPLLAVVVLVGVPLLALLVGPLLSRLQGAETAYRDRQGALAAVLGDLVGGLRILNGIGGKAVFAARYRHGSRQLLDEGYRVGSSMSWIQAFGLGLPTVFLATVAWLAARLAVQGTITVGELVAVYGYVAVLVVPVASFIESGYDIGRGLVSARRIVDFLNLEPEDHTVGPAEEVGAASESANGSASESGVAPKPSGKHAGPVDAPGAPAVVRDPLSGVEVRPGILTALVSACPSDATDVVDRLGRFSPSHTTWGTARLDDIALEQVRARILVADNEAELFAGTLRAAISGRLRPDEHALARVIYEAVARDIVLGLPGGLDARLDSHGHNLSGGQRQRVRLARALLADPEILLAVEPTSAVDAHTEARMATRLRAARSGRTTLVTSTSPLVLGQADAVYYLVDGRLAAVGRHADLLASHPDYRRLVSRGSVEQNPARNETERVAARKESEQLTAQEAREQVTAQEASEQVTEAQAPQDHGIPAPQHHRNPRPSEPPHEALR